The sequence below is a genomic window from Draconibacterium halophilum.
CAAGCAGCTTTTTAATCTCTGCTTCATCAACAAGATTACACATACATACCAACCTGTTTGCCATTATTTCTCAGAATCAATTAGGGTTATTACAATATTTCGAGAACTTCTTGGTCCGTCGAATTCGCATAAAAAAATATTTTGCCAGGTAGACAAGCCCATTTTTCCATTCACAATCGGGATTGTTTCACTGGGACCTACCAAACCTGCTTTTAGGTGCGAGTCGCCGTTATTATCCTGCGCATCATGTTCCCAAATACCGGCAGGGATTAATTTCGTCATCAGGCTAACCACATCGTTCTGCACCGAATCGTCCCAGTTTTCCTGAATCATAATTCCTGCTGTTGCGCCTTGCACGTACACATTAACCAAACCACTGGTAACTCCAGCATTTTTCACGATACTCTCCACTTTAGAAGTAATGTCAACCAGAATATTATGTTGTGGTGTTGATACCGATATAATTTTTTGCATCAGGCAATAAGCTTATTTTCAACAAATACTTTTACTTTCCGGTATATTTCAATAACCGTATCGTTTTTGGGCATCGAATTATAGATCTTTTCCAAGTAACGCTTTTCCATCATTAATTCAAACGAAGGTCTGTAGTTTAAATCGTATACCCACGAGAGTTGCATGACCTTAATATCTAGTTCGTTGGTTATGCTTTCTTTTGCCACCAACGCTCCTTTCAAAATTTGTTTTGAAACGTCTTTTGATACCGTCCCCCCTTTTGGCATTTCCCAGGTTAATGTATGATTTGGTGTTGTCTTCGGATTGGTGTAATAATCAGTAATTACGCGCAGTATATCAAGTTTATCAGCATCTCGGATAAGTTTAGCAAAAAGCCTTTCCTTATCGGTCATTTTTTTTGTCAATCCCAATTTATTGTGCTGTCTGATCGCTAATAAAATTAATTCCACCTGCCCTTCATCCAGATTTTCGAAGAAATCACTTTCCTTTAAAATTTCTACTGCCAATTCTGCATGATCCACAGATTTGGAGTCATTAAAGGTGTTGTATTCTTTTAATTGTTTGAACCTTCCAATATCGTGATACAATCCGATTAAATAAGCAAGATGAGCCTCCGTTTCGTTTAGCTCCATATTTTTTGCCAACACTAAAGCAAGATCAGCAACACGATAGGAATGATTTTTCTTTATCTCAAAATTCTGAAGCTGATCTTCACTAAGTCCCGTAAAAGAATCAACATAATCGTTAAACTTCCGTATTGCCAGTTCTGTTCTCTCCTCCATATTCATAGCTTTATGCCAGCAAATGTAGCGATATAAAAAAATGTGCGATATGTGAAAGACACCATTTTATCAACATTTATTGGTAAGCTAACTTGAAAAAGACCTGCTGACATTCGGGAATTTTGTTACTTTTGCAGCCAATACCGGCCCTATAGTTCAATGGATAGAATGTAAGATTCCGGTTCTTATGATCTGGGTTCGAATCCCGGTAGGGTCACCAAAGTGGGGATTTTATCAGAAATGATGGAATCCCCTTTTTCATTTTCTCCCAGAACCTTTGCTATTTCAGGGGACGAGTTTACCATTTTTAGGAATTCTCTTTATAACTATATTTTATACTGTCAAAGTTCCCGTATTAGGTCGTGTATCACTTCCGGTATCACTTGTGATATATGGAACTTTCTTTACCTGGAAACATGATAAGCTTTTTAGGCCAAACAAAAATCACCAAAAGATAATTGAGAACTTGTCTTTTGGTGATTTGCATTTGATAAACCTATAAGCTACCCCGTCTGCCCATAAAAAATGTATTAATTCTCAGGCAGAGTACCAAATTCAATAACCGGAGATTCACCTAAAACCGGGCGCTCGTGATTCGTATCAATCTCAGAAGTTTCGCTGAAAAATCCACAGTTTTTTAAGTAAAAGCCATTGTCGCCGTTTCTATACCCCCCGGCATAATCTAACCGTGCTTTATCGCGTGCAGTAGCGTCGGCGGTAAACTTTGCTTTGGTAACTTCGTGCCATGTGTCGTTCGTATCGTAAACCCATTGGTTATTGTAATAAGCCATGCGTTCAAGCGGTCCTGTTTTGGTGTCGAAGTTTTCCAAAAATGAATATAAGTTGGTTAAATAAGTACTTATTTTCGGACGTCGCCAGGTAGCGACAAAGAGCCACTCTTCTTGTTCAGTATCAAAAAACCAGGCCGAGTAATCGGTTGTATTTTCACTACTTGGTTCACCCTTCAATAAAAACCGGTAAGTAGTTCCTGCTTTCCAGTTCAACTGCATATAGCTTTGTCCGCCCGAGCCTTCATTTCCAAAATCGTTAGTTGTAGTATTTACACCTTTGGCAATAAGCTGAACACGCTGATCATCGGGGATAGTACTTGGATCATCAGTAGAATACGGACTCCATACCGAAAACAGTACTCTTCGTTCAGTGGAAGAATTTACCTGCATTCCGAAGTACCCCTGGCCAAAACCATTTGCCATGTAATACGATCCAATTACGTCGTTACCTTCCGGAACTGTTATCTCGTTATAAAACCAAACAACGTCAGATGCCTCGGCGGGCACAATATATCCTAAATGCACAGAAGGGCCGCGGCGCCCCCAGTAGAAATAATCTTCGTTTGAAAAATGCACACCCGAACTGCAGGCTTCGCCTCCCAAAGTAATCGATTCAATTGATGCAAACTGTGCTCCGTCTTTATCCACACCTTGCAAATCGATATAATAATATCCCGGCGATGGAACTGTATATGAACCAACAAATACCGAACTGTTTGTTGTTGAGTTTATCTCAATTTCTTTGGTTTGATTCAAGAAAGTTGCCTTAAGAGTTGAACTCCCCTCGCTTACTTTCCCTTTAATTCCAATATGAATTTCGCCTGCGGCCTCAACTCGGAAAAAGGTACGTAATACAGAAGAATTGTTGCTCCAGTTAAAACCGTTATAATCTGCTGTTTGAACTTGATCTCCAGCAACATTTGTAAAAAACCAACTATTTCCTTCGCTAGGAACCTGGTGAGACATCGTTGGTGTTTCCTCTACCGGAGTTTCCTCTTTCTCGCAGGAAAGGGCAGTAAAAGGAAGTACCAGGATTATAAATAGTATTTTCAAATTTAGTTTTGTTCTCATAGTGTTCATGTATAATAATAAAAATCAGACCCCCGAAATGTAAAGATACACCCAAAGAGCCTGATTTATTATCTATTTATTTATTGATTATGGATTTTGAATTAAGTTTGGTTGTGCTAAAATCTGATCCTCAGGAATGTAATCAACAACACGAGGACTGGTAGCCGGAACAGTTAACATTGGATTAGATCCACGGTCGTGAGTTCCCGGATAACGACGGTCTAAAGTCAATCCATTTCTGAAAATATCGTAACGACGATGTGCTTCAAAAGCCAACTCAAGACGACGTTCTTCAAGTATAATGTCCATAATAGTTTTGTCCTCCGGAACAGCAGTATAAGCCGGAATATTTGCACGTTCTCTTATCAGATTTAAATCTTCCAGAGCACCTTCGGTGTTGCCTGTTTTAGCTCGTGCCTCGGCGCGGTTAAGGTACATCTCAGCTAAACGCGAGATAATTGGCGAGAATAACTGCGGCTGCCCTTCCTGGTTCGAACATTTTATTACAAAGAATTTCGGGTAGCCCTGGCGGACCGGCATTTTTTTATCTAAACGCACGTAGGTTTTTCCACTAATGTGTTCGCCTTCGGTGATGTAATATTTTGTTACGCCATCAATATCTTCGGTCATTACAGTTTGTGTACCGTTGTACTCGTACTCCCAGCTATCTCCGTTACTTGTAACGTCATACATTTTAAACATTCTCGAACCTTCAGGAGAAGACTTGTCGTATGAATAAGTAATTTCATAGGTTTCGCCATCGTTATATTGTGGCTCGATAAATTTATGTCTTCTGTCATCTGGATTTTGATCCAACAGATCGCGGTAAGGTTCTGAAGCATACATTTCGCCCCAGCCAACTCCGTCAATTGTGGCATACATTCCACCGAAAGCATACCAACCGTAGTCATCTTCATCCTTTAATGCGCGACAAGCAAAAATTACTTCCGAATTATCTTCAGGAACCATTGTTGGGAACGTTTCATAATCCGATCCCTGCAACAGTGCAAAATCGTTCGACTCAATCACCTCGGTAGCAAAACTTGCTGCTTTGGCATTGTCGTCCATGTACAAATAAACTCTCGACAGCAACGCTTTGGCTGCTTGCTCTGAAGCGTAAATGTTGTATTCAGCATCAATTCGTTTAAAGCCACTCATCAGTTCAGCTCCTGTTGTCAGGTCTTCGATGATCAGATCATAAACCTCTTTAACAGTAGCGCGCGGAGGCATGTTATCAACATCAGGTTCTGCATCTAAAACAATAGGAACACCCCAGTTATTGGTAGGATCCTGGGTATAAGGACGGCCCCAAATATTAACCAGGTTAAAGTAGAAAAAAGCACGCAGGTAATACATTTCGCCAATTACGTGGTTCATTCTGTCGGTACCTTGCTGAGCTTTCGCAATAACTTTGTTGGCGTTCACAATACCCTTGTAACAAGTAGACCACAAACTGTTTAAGTGGTAGTTTGTTGGGGTATGCTGATAGTTGTACATGTAGTACAAATGGTCGGTAGTCGATCCACTCAATGCAATGTTATCGCCACCAAATTCGCCATGAAAATGGTAAGGACGCATAAATGTATTGGTTTTTAATAAGGCGTAAGTTCCTAATGCGGCTGCCTCAATTCCTAACTCGTCGGCAAACACCATTTCATCCGATAAATCCTGAAACGGATCTCTGCTAATGTCGCAAGCAACAAAAGAGAGCGTTAGAAGTATTGCTATAAAAGAATATATTTTTTCATCTTAATACTGTTATTCATGAATATTTTTTTTGCTTAAAAGTCGATTTTAACTCCTGCCATAATCTTTTTCGATAGTGGATAAAGCGCACCTGTTTCAGGATCCATACCCGACCAATCGGTAATAGTAACCAGGTTGTCGCCACTAATGTAAACCGAAGCATTTTTAACTTTAATAGCATCGGTAGCTACTTTAGGCAAGCGGTACGATAGCGTTACATTACGTAAACGAACATAACTGGCATCTTCCAGGTAACGTGATGAGTTTTTGTTTGCGTTTACACCTCCGTTAAATGGTTTTGGATGTGTAGCAATGTCGCCGGGTTTTTCCCAACGGTTCCAACCATCGGCAAGGTTCATGTTGTTAAACGATGCATACGAACCATCGCTGTCGAATAACTCGCGGTTACTGTTGTATTTGTAAATATCTTCAACAAAACTAATGTTCGCAGTTAAGGTAAAATCATCGAAAGTAAGTGTGTTTAAAATACCACCGGTATAAGTTGGTGTTCCTTTCGAACCGACAAATTGCAAGGTAGCACTGGCATAATCCGATGTAAGTTCAGTCGACTCTGTTCCATCTTCGTTCTCTACAACTTTTTCCCACAGTGGTTCACCATTTGATGGATTTGCACCGTACCAAATACGCTGGTAGTAAGAATCCATGTCGTAACCCTGCTCAATACGAACGTTACCCGAAGTATATGCTTTATCTTCGAATAATTCTTTTACCTGGTTTTTGTTATAGGCCAGGTTAATGGTCATGTTCCACTTTAATCTCGAGGTTTTTACGATCTCAGGCGTTACCGATAATTCGTAACCTTTGTTGGTAACACGACCTACATTCATCCAAATACCATTGTAACCTGACAAAGCAGGAAGTGGTACATAAGTTAACAGGTTGTCGCTGTTTTTATAATACAAATCGAGGTTTAAACCAACGCGGTTAAATAAACGAGTATTAATGGCAGTATTGTAGCTGGTAACTTTCTCCCAACTAATATCAGGATTTCCTTTTTGGTAGGGCGTTGCAGCACTGTTTCCATTGTATTGGGCAACAAATGCGTAGTAACCAAGGTACTGGAATCCACCAGGAGCATTACCAACCTGTCCCATACTGGCTGACCACTTTAGTACGTCTACCCATTTAAGGTTGCTCATAAAATCTTCGTGATGCAGGTTCCAACCTACACTTGCCGACCAGAAATTACCGTACTGATTATTCGGACCAAAACTACTTGACCCCTGACGGTTAAACGATGCTGTTGCCAAATACTTATTGTCGTATGCATATTGTAAATTAACCAACATACTTTGCTTGGCACTCTCCCACTTCGATCCTCCAACACCAACTGCTTCGGCCGTTGCGTTTAGTACAGTTAAACCTGCCGCAACACCTTTACCTGTGGCATTAGCGCCATCCGAATAATAATCGCTGTACTCCCAGGCTACAAATGCATTCAGGTTATGGTTATCAATGGTTTTTTTGAAACGAAGCATCTGGTTGGTAAAACGTGTTCTGCTAAAGCTATACGCTTCATATAATCTTCCCCGGTCGGCCTGACCACTTATCGAACGCGGATCGGTATAAGATTCGTTTTGTCCGTTACCAAGCGCAACATTGTTCATTGATGAGAAAGTAAGCCAGTCGTTTATTTTGTAATCAATACCTATATTAATGCGGAAATTATTACCGCGCGATTTGCCGTAATTGTATTGCAGATCGTACAAATAGTTGTTTTCATCACGACCATACCACACTTTATCGTTTTCAAGCAGGTATTCTTTTCCGCTATCAACCCGTGGGTCTAAAACCGATCCGTCGGGCAAATAAGGCTCGTCCCACGGCATGTAGGTAAACATGTTATAAGTAGAGTGTTCCTGGCTGTACGTGTTGGTATAATTACCTGAAAGATTAGCTTTAATCGTCAGTCGTTTTGATGCATTTACTTCAATGTTTGCAATACCCGAAAAACGTTCGTATTCATAACCTTTTAAAGCACCGGTTTCGTTGTAGTAAGTACCTGACAAATAGGCCAGAATTTTTTCCGTTCCTCCCGAATAGTTTACGTTGTATTCCTGTGCTTGTCCGGTTTGGGTTCCTATGTTCATCCAGTCGGTATCGGTATTCAATACATCTTCGGTTACGTTAGGATTCCATGTTTTTTGGTAATCGTATAATTCCTGAGAATTCATAACCGAAAAGTTTCCGGTATTAAATGTGGTGGCACCGTACGATGCATTAACATTAACAACAGATACTCCTTTTTTTGCTCTTTTGGTTTGCAGCAAAATAACACCATTTGCCGCCAACGAACCGTATAATGAAGTTGCCGATGCATCTTTTAATACAGTAATACTCTCAATATCATCAGGACTATATCCGGGATCGTCGTTACCCATAATAATACCATCCACAACCCACAGCGGTTTAGTGGTACCCGAAAGCGAACCTTTACCACGAATAGTGATTTGTGTGCCCGCACCAGGCTTACCACTGCTTGTACTGGTGTGCATACCTGCAACTTTACCCTGTAACATGGCCGCTACGTTAGGAGAAAAAACATCCTGTAGCTCTTCTGCATCTATGGCAACTGCCGAACCTGTTAGATTCGACTTTTTTGTCGTTCCGTAGGCAACAACCATTACCTCATCCAAATCGGTAGTAGAACTTTCCATCGCAACATCAATTGACGTTTTACCTTCAGTTGCAATTTCCTGGCTTTGGTAACCTATGAACGA
It includes:
- a CDS encoding secondary thiamine-phosphate synthase enzyme YjbQ, whose amino-acid sequence is MQKIISVSTPQHNILVDITSKVESIVKNAGVTSGLVNVYVQGATAGIMIQENWDDSVQNDVVSLMTKLIPAGIWEHDAQDNNGDSHLKAGLVGPSETIPIVNGKMGLSTWQNIFLCEFDGPRSSRNIVITLIDSEK
- a CDS encoding HD domain-containing protein, with the translated sequence MEERTELAIRKFNDYVDSFTGLSEDQLQNFEIKKNHSYRVADLALVLAKNMELNETEAHLAYLIGLYHDIGRFKQLKEYNTFNDSKSVDHAELAVEILKESDFFENLDEGQVELILLAIRQHNKLGLTKKMTDKERLFAKLIRDADKLDILRVITDYYTNPKTTPNHTLTWEMPKGGTVSKDVSKQILKGALVAKESITNELDIKVMQLSWVYDLNYRPSFELMMEKRYLEKIYNSMPKNDTVIEIYRKVKVFVENKLIA
- a CDS encoding DUF3472 domain-containing protein, yielding MRTKLNLKILFIILVLPFTALSCEKEETPVEETPTMSHQVPSEGNSWFFTNVAGDQVQTADYNGFNWSNNSSVLRTFFRVEAAGEIHIGIKGKVSEGSSTLKATFLNQTKEIEINSTTNSSVFVGSYTVPSPGYYYIDLQGVDKDGAQFASIESITLGGEACSSGVHFSNEDYFYWGRRGPSVHLGYIVPAEASDVVWFYNEITVPEGNDVIGSYYMANGFGQGYFGMQVNSSTERRVLFSVWSPYSTDDPSTIPDDQRVQLIAKGVNTTTNDFGNEGSGGQSYMQLNWKAGTTYRFLLKGEPSSENTTDYSAWFFDTEQEEWLFVATWRRPKISTYLTNLYSFLENFDTKTGPLERMAYYNNQWVYDTNDTWHEVTKAKFTADATARDKARLDYAGGYRNGDNGFYLKNCGFFSETSEIDTNHERPVLGESPVIEFGTLPEN
- a CDS encoding RagB/SusD family nutrient uptake outer membrane protein; this encodes MVFADELGIEAAALGTYALLKTNTFMRPYHFHGEFGGDNIALSGSTTDHLYYMYNYQHTPTNYHLNSLWSTCYKGIVNANKVIAKAQQGTDRMNHVIGEMYYLRAFFYFNLVNIWGRPYTQDPTNNWGVPIVLDAEPDVDNMPPRATVKEVYDLIIEDLTTGAELMSGFKRIDAEYNIYASEQAAKALLSRVYLYMDDNAKAASFATEVIESNDFALLQGSDYETFPTMVPEDNSEVIFACRALKDEDDYGWYAFGGMYATIDGVGWGEMYASEPYRDLLDQNPDDRRHKFIEPQYNDGETYEITYSYDKSSPEGSRMFKMYDVTSNGDSWEYEYNGTQTVMTEDIDGVTKYYITEGEHISGKTYVRLDKKMPVRQGYPKFFVIKCSNQEGQPQLFSPIISRLAEMYLNRAEARAKTGNTEGALEDLNLIRERANIPAYTAVPEDKTIMDIILEERRLELAFEAHRRYDIFRNGLTLDRRYPGTHDRGSNPMLTVPATSPRVVDYIPEDQILAQPNLIQNP
- a CDS encoding SusC/RagA family TonB-linked outer membrane protein; the encoded protein is MRYLQHFDFYRKNNNESQNSSFLSGIYKAISLVVFMAVFATFANAQTTTITGQVVDKTNNESLPGVSIIVKGTTNGITTDMDGKYSLNVPESNVTLVFSFIGYQSQEIATEGKTSIDVAMESSTTDLDEVMVVAYGTTKKSNLTGSAVAIDAEELQDVFSPNVAAMLQGKVAGMHTSTSSGKPGAGTQITIRGKGSLSGTTKPLWVVDGIIMGNDDPGYSPDDIESITVLKDASATSLYGSLAANGVILLQTKRAKKGVSVVNVNASYGATTFNTGNFSVMNSQELYDYQKTWNPNVTEDVLNTDTDWMNIGTQTGQAQEYNVNYSGGTEKILAYLSGTYYNETGALKGYEYERFSGIANIEVNASKRLTIKANLSGNYTNTYSQEHSTYNMFTYMPWDEPYLPDGSVLDPRVDSGKEYLLENDKVWYGRDENNYLYDLQYNYGKSRGNNFRINIGIDYKINDWLTFSSMNNVALGNGQNESYTDPRSISGQADRGRLYEAYSFSRTRFTNQMLRFKKTIDNHNLNAFVAWEYSDYYSDGANATGKGVAAGLTVLNATAEAVGVGGSKWESAKQSMLVNLQYAYDNKYLATASFNRQGSSSFGPNNQYGNFWSASVGWNLHHEDFMSNLKWVDVLKWSASMGQVGNAPGGFQYLGYYAFVAQYNGNSAATPYQKGNPDISWEKVTSYNTAINTRLFNRVGLNLDLYYKNSDNLLTYVPLPALSGYNGIWMNVGRVTNKGYELSVTPEIVKTSRLKWNMTINLAYNKNQVKELFEDKAYTSGNVRIEQGYDMDSYYQRIWYGANPSNGEPLWEKVVENEDGTESTELTSDYASATLQFVGSKGTPTYTGGILNTLTFDDFTLTANISFVEDIYKYNSNRELFDSDGSYASFNNMNLADGWNRWEKPGDIATHPKPFNGGVNANKNSSRYLEDASYVRLRNVTLSYRLPKVATDAIKVKNASVYISGDNLVTITDWSGMDPETGALYPLSKKIMAGVKIDF